In one Apostichopus japonicus isolate 1M-3 chromosome 18, ASM3797524v1, whole genome shotgun sequence genomic region, the following are encoded:
- the LOC139958768 gene encoding uncharacterized protein, which yields MTICLQGTLVFARHSDKDEFEAKLKRCRDNYEDTAEIFKCPSYVAGQRTTPECGVTKQTIEGHVTSFSRGCHYLRRCAPLRNCYDRQQNHTGVCQFCCNKPLCNQGTLFKFSWDFLLLCMVFRYYIIT from the exons ACACAGTGATAAGGATGAATTCGAAGCGAAGTTGAAAAGATGCAGAGATAACTATGAAGACACGGCAGAAATTTTCAAGTGTCCAAGTTACGTTGCTGGACAACGTACAACGCCAGAATGTGGA GTCACCAAACAGACTATTGAAGGTCACGTGACCAGTTTCAGCCGAGGTTGCCATTATTTAAGACGCTGTGCACCGTTAAGGAATTGTTATGATCGTCAACAGAATCACACTGGTGTTTGTCAGTTCTGTTGCAATAAACCATTATGTAACCAAGGAACATTATTCAAATTTTCTTGGGACTTTCTTCTTCTCTGTATGGTCTTTCGCTATTATATTATTACGTAA